The sequence CCTGTTGGCGCTCGGCGCGCTCGGCTGGGCCAATTTCAATCTCAATATGTTCCTGAACGTGATGACGCCGCTCATCATGGTCATCAGCTTCTCGGACTCGATGCAGCTCACCTTCGCCGCGCGCGACCGGCTGATCGCGGGGCAGGACAAGTTCACCGCGTTCAAGAACGCGGTGCTGGTGGTGGGACCGGCCTGCGTGCTGACGCACGGCACCGCCGGCATTTCCTTCATCGCGCTCCAGTTCTCCGACTCCGACCTGATCCGCAAGTTCGGCGAGGCGGGGCTTGCCGCCACCATCATCGCGCTGGTCGCGGTGCTGTCGCTGGTGCCGGTGTTCGGCGTCCTGCTCGTGCGCAATGAGAAGGTGTTCGCGGTCAAGTTCCAGGGCGCCGATGCCGGCGTCCAGGCGCTGCGCAATTTCTGCTACTGGATCGCGGTGCGCATGGTCGGCCGGCCCGGCCTGTTCAGCCTGATCGCAGTGCTGTTCGTCGGCGGCCTCGGCGTCATCTACGCCAATCTGGAGCCGCGCTACCGCCTCGCCGACCAGGTGCCGGACAAGCGCCAGGCAGTCGCCGCCAGCGACCGGCTCGACGCCAAGCTGACCGGCGCCAATCCGGTCAACGTCCTGATCGCGTTCCCCAAGGGTGAGACGCTCTATTCGCCGGAGACACTCCAGACCATCGCCGACGTGCATGCGACCGTGGAGAAGGCGGCCGGCGTCGGCAATGTCTGGTCGCTCGAGACCCTGCGCCGCTGGCTCGCTGAGAAGGCCGGCAGCGCCGACGTCGCCACGCTCAAGGAATATGTCAACGTCATCCCCGAGCATCTGGTGCGGCGCTTCATCGACGCCGAGCAGGATGCGGTCGTGGTCGCCGGCCGCGTGCCTGACAAGGATTCCAGCCAGCTGCTGCCGATCGTCGACAAGCTCGACAGCGAGCTCGACGCCGTCCGCAAGAAGCATCCTGGTTATGAGATTGCGGTCACCGGCCTGGCCGCGATCGCCGCGCGCAACTCGGCCAGCATGATCGAGAAGCTGAACCACGGCCTCACGATCGAATTCGCGCTGGTCGCGATCTTCATTGGCCTCGCCTTCCGCTCCTGGGTGGTGACGCTCGCCTGCATCCTGCCGGGCATCTTTCCCGTGGTGATGTCGGGAACGGTGCTGTGGGCGATGGGCGAGGGGCTACAATTTGCCAGCGTCGTCGCGCTCACCGTCTCGTTCGGCCTCGGCCTCAGCGCCACCATCCACTTCCTCAACCGCTTACGGCTGGAGAACAAGCCGGGCGTCGGCTCGGCACTGGCGGTGGAGCGCGCGACCGTGCTGGTCGGCCCCGCGCTGATCCTGACCACGGTGGTGCTGGCCTGCGGCCTCGTCGTCACTGTGTTCTCCGACCTGCCGTCGCTGCGGCTGTTCGGCTGGCTCAGCGCCTTCTCGATGGTAATGGCCCTCGTCGCCGACCTCTTCATCCTGCGGCCGACGGCGATGTGGCTGATCAATTTGCACGCGAAGCTGCAGGGCCCCGACAAGCCGGCGATCTGAGCTCACGCGCCGATACGGATGATCCCGTAGGGATTGAACTTGAAGTCGCCCTCGGCGTAATCCTGCTCCCGCGACAGCGCGAGCTTGCGGTCGCGCAGCGTCGCCTCGATGCCGCGCTCGGCCATTGCGTCGGCAATCTCGTCCATCAACTTCACCGCGTCGCGGTCGCTGCCGCGCGATTTTGCGACGTAGATATCCGGCAGTCCGACCAGGTGAAAGCCGACGCTTTCGTTGTAGGTATCGCCGCCGAGCGGACGCTTGGCGAAGGCAAGGCGGCAGGTCCGGCCCATGGCTGCCGTCACCGTGAGGCCCTGATTCGTCTTGGCGGCGGCCTTGCAGTCGCGGGCCAATTGCATCCATCGCGAGAGGCCATGGGCCACGCCCGCGCTCTCTCCCTTCACGGCGGTGGCGCCGGCCTCGATCATCTCTTCAACGATGCGCAAGGCGGCGGCCGAATAGGCGATCGTCTTCTGCTGCTCCATGGGCGGGCTCAGCACGTAGAGCACGGCCTTGTGGTTGAACACGGCCGCTTCGTCCGCTTCCGACCATGCTTTCGGGAAGACGCGGTCCCAGCACACACCGAACGAGCGCTCCATGTGCGGGTCGGGCTTGGCTTGCGAATAGGTACGGTCGATCTCGAAATTGAAATCCGCGATCGTCTTGGCCGCCGCCTTCGGCGGATGCAGCAGGCCTTCGTCCTTGCCGAGGAAGCAGAGCACGTGACGCGGCTTCACGGGTGAAGGCTGCATGGTCGTTCCCTGCTGATCATTGGCGAAGGCGCGGCTGGCCGCGAAGAGCCCGGCAACTTTGAGCAGGTGTCTGCGAACTGAGTCCATGTCCGTAACAATGTCAGCAAAAAGCCTCCGGCTCGCGAGAACCGAAGGCTGAATTCGTTTCGAAGCGTGAAGGGCCTCAGCCCTTCGTCATCGTGATGTTGACGCCGCGGATCTCGCCCTTGGAGGAGATCTGCACCGTCTGCTTGGTGCCGTTGGTGCGCAGCGACAGGTTGGCGGCAAAGCCGTTGGCCTCGACGAACACGTCGATCTGGCCGCCGCCGGCGGTGCCCTGCAAATTGCCGAAGATGTTGCGGTTGGTTTCGCTCCAATTGCCGGAGATGCGTTCGCCCTGGCTGGTCACGTCGCTGGTGAGATTGAACTTGTAGCTGTCGGAGGCGCAATTCAGCGCCTGCTTGAGCGAGAGCCCGCTGCCGGCGACCTTGTAGTCCGCCTTGCAGCGGATGCGCTCGGTGGAGCCGTCGGACAGCGACACCGTGCCGGTGCCCGTCCATGCGCCGTCGAAACCGGCGAACGGCCCGGACGACTGAGCGTGGCTTGCAGAAACCGAAAAGAGCAGCGCAGCGCCGATGCCAGCCGCCTTGATTGCCAGTCCAGATCGCCCAAAGAATGTCATCTCAAATATCCCGTTTTGGAACGACGTTCGCCCACGATTGAGAACGTCTCGCCACATCGAAAGTTTAGTGCTCCGAGCCTGTGTCAGGTTCAAAGCGTGACGGCCAGAGACGGCGGTTCATGGCGCCTCGCGCCATGCCCAGGCGCGGCGGTTTGTCGTGTTTCGGTGTGTTTCGGGCGGGAAGGGCGGGGCTTAGAGATGCAGCTCTGCAACAGCCATGCAGTAAAATGCGAGGCTCATGAATTATGACGTAGTATCAAACTCTTACATCTGCCAATGAAGGCGCAGGGAAGACCTGATTCGGCGGGCGCGGCGCCAATTTGGCCGCATTTGCCAGTGCTTGTGCCTTCTCTGAGGCCGCACTTCCCGCGGCGACTTGCCATCAGAACAATCCGTTCCGGCCATCCGCCCTGTGCAGCCCGGGATCGGTGCGATTCTGCCGTCAGAATGAAGGAATACAATGCGTAAGCTTCTCGTCGCTCTCACCCTGCTGTCGGCCTCCCTTTCGACCGCAGCGTTCGCCCAGCAGGGGCGCGGCACGGACGCCGAGCAGAAGGCCTGCACCCGCGATGTGCAGAAGTTCTGCCGTCCCGTCATCGACCAGGGCGATTTCACCATCCTGGCCTGCCTCAAGGAGAACCGGGCCAAGATCTCCCAGGCCTGCGACCAGGTCCTGAAGAACCACAACCAGTAAGCTCGGCCGCTGGCCCATGGAGGCGGCCCCCGGGGCCGCCTTTTCAGGCGCAAATCCGCGAGGGGCAGCCATCGACAGACAGGATTGGTTTTGCGGCCGTATTCCCCTATATGGGGGCCGCGGCGGCATCGTCGGCATGAGCCCGCGCGAGCAAAAAAGCCCTTCCTGTCCAAACGATTGTAAACCAGCCCTCGATGACCTCTGCGAGCGAATTGCGATCCGGCAAGGGTGACCGCGACGAGAATTTTCCCGTCGCGTCCTGGATCATTCATCCGCGTCACCGTGCCTTGATCCTGGCCTATTACAATTTCGTCCGCACCGCCGACGACATTGCCGACCATGCGGCGCTGCCGGCCGACCAGAAGCTTAGCTATCTCGATCTGCTCGAGGCGGAACTGCTCGGCAATGGCGACACCCAGGCCGAGGCCGTGATCCTGCGTCGTGCGCTGGCCGAACGCGGCATGGCGCCGCGTCATGCGCTCGACGTGCTCATTGCGTTCCGCATGGACGTGACCAAGCTCCGTTACGAGAATTGGGACGAGGTCATCCATTATTGCCGCTATTCGGCGATGCCGGTCGGCCGCTTCATGCTCGACGTCCACGGCGAGAGCACCTCGACCTGGGCGGCATCGGATGCGCTCTGCGCGGCGCTCCAGATCAACAACCATCTGCAGGATTGCGGCAAGGATTTCCGCGAGCTCAACCGCGTCTATCTGCCGCGCGATGCATTGGCAGCACACGGCGCCTCAGTCGAAGAGCTCGGGCTGGCGCAGTCGCCGCCGGCGATGCTGGCCTGCCTTCAGGCCCTCGCCGTGCGCAACGAGGCGCTGCTGAACGAGAGTAAGTCGCTCAGCGCGGAGGTGAGGGATTTCCGCCTCGGCGTCGACATCTCGGTGATCCAGGCCTATGCCGACCGCATCGTGCGTCTGCTCAAGGTGCGGGATCCCCTGCGCGAACGCGTGCACCTGAACAAGTTCGAGCTTCTCACCTTCAGCCTCGCCGGCATGATCGGCGAAGTCGGCCGGCGCGCGTTCGGACGGAAGGCCATTTCCAGACCGGGGACTGCACATGACGCTTGAGGCGACCTCGCCCGGCGCCAATTATGGCTCGACCGCATCCGGCAGTTCGTTCTACGCCGCGATGCGCATCCTGCCGCATGACCAGCGCGAAGCGATGTTCCAGATTTACAGCTTCTGCCGCCAGGTCGATGACATCGCCGATTCCCATGGCCCGCGCGAGGAGCGGCTCGCCGCGCTTCAGCAATGGCGCAACGACATCGACGCCCTCTATCAGGGCAATCCGCCGCCGCGGCTGAAGGACTATGTCGGCTCGGTGAAGGCCTTCGGCCTCAAGCGCGAGGATTTCCTGGCCATCGTCGATGGCATGGAGATGGACGTGCCGCAGGACATCCGTGCGCCCGACATGGCGACGCTCGATCTCTATTGCGATCGCGTGGCCAGCGCCGTGGGGCGTCTCTCGGTGCGCGTGTTCGGCATGCCGGAGGAGGATGGCATCCTGCTCGCCCATCATCTCGGCCGCGCGCTCCAGCTCACCAATATCCTGCGCGATATCGACGAGGACGCCGGCCTCGGTCGGCTCTATCTGCCGCGCGAGGCGCTGATGCATGCCGGCATCACCTCCAACGATCCCGATCGCGTGATCACCGAGCGCGCCCTGCCGAAGGTCTGCCTGCCGCTGGCGCAGCGCGCAAAATCGCATTTCGAGAAGTCCGACGAGATCATGAACCGCAATAAGCGCCGCGCGGTGCGCGCGCCGCGGATCATGTCGAAATACTATCATTCCATTCTGGACCTCCTGATAGCGCGCGGCTTCAACGCGCCGCGCGAGCCGGTGCGTGTGTCGAAGGTCACACGTATCCTGATCCTGCTCCGTTACGCTTTCATCTGATGCAAAACACAGCTCACATCATCGGTGCGGGAATTTCCGGCCTCTCTGCCGCCGTGCGGCTCGCCAATGCAGGCTTCAAGGTCGCCGTGCACGAGGCGACGCATCAGGCCGGCGGCCGCTGCCGGTCCTATTTCGATGGCGCCACCAACCTCACCATCGACAACGGCAATCATCTGCTGCTGTCGGGCAACAGCCATGCGCGCGCCTATGCGCGCGCGATCGGCACCGAGGCAGGCCTGGTCGGCCCCGAGAGCGCGCAGTTTCCCTTCGTCGACATCAAGACCGGACAGCGCTGGCAGATCGATCTCGGCGCTGGCCGGCTGCCGACCTGGGTGCTCGACGAGAGCCGCCGCGTCCCTGATACGGGTCTCACCGACTATCTGAAGCTAGCGCCGCTGATCTGGGCGTCGGAGGAGACGCCGGTCGGCAAGTCGATCCCGACCGAGGGCATGCTCTACCAGCGCCTGGTACAGCCGCTGCTGCTGGCGGCGCTCAACGTCGATCCGCCCGAGGGGTCGGCCGGGCTTGCCGGCGCGATCGTGCGCGAGACGCTGCTCGCGGGCGGGCAGGCCTGCCGGCCCCTGATCGCGCGCGACGGTCTCAGTGCCGTGCTGATCGAGCCCGCGGTGAAGTTCTTGCAGGAGAGGGGCCACAGCGTTCAGCTCGGCCATGAATTGCGGTCGTTTGCGACCGGAGACGGCAAGGCCAGCGCGCTGAATTTCGGCGGCGAGGACGTGATCGCGCTCGATGACGGCGATGTCGTCGTGATGGCGGTGCCGCCGCGCGCCGCCGCCACCCTGCTGCCGGGCCTGAAGACGCCGACCGAATTCCGCGCCATCGTCAACGCGCATTTCCGTTTTGAGCCGCCGCCGGGCTCCGCGCCGATCCTCGGCGTCATCGGGGGCGTGGTGGAGTGGCTGTTCGCATTCCCGAACCGGCTGTCCGTCACCATCAGCAATGGCGACCGTCTGGTCGACATGCCGCGCGAGGAACTCGCGCAGGCGATCTGGAACGATGTCTGCAAGGCCGGCGGCGTTTCGGGTGAGCTGCCCCCGTGGCAGATCGTGCGCGAGCGCCGTGCCACATTTGCGGCGACGCCGGCGCAGAATGCCCTGCGTCCGGGGCCGGTCACTGCGCTGAAAAACCTGTTTCTTGCCGGCGATTGGACTGCTACGGGATTGCCAGCAACCATCGAGGGATCGGTCCGATCGGGCGATCGTGCCGCCGATCTGGTTTTGGCCGCAAAGCGGCCCTGACGGGCGATGCCCCGGCCAATTTCAATGGACTATCGGAGCAATCGAGCGACATGGATTCCGTGAACGCGACCAGCCGCGAAGCCTTGAATTCGAAGATAGTGGATTCGAAGGTATTGGATTCGAAGGCACTGGAATCGAGCATTGCGTCGGCGACCGATGGCGTCCTCCGCTTCCAGCAACCCGACGGCCACTGGGTGTTCGAGCTCGAGGCCGATGCCACGATTCCCGCAGAATACATTCTGTTGCGCCACCACCTCGCCGAGCCGGTCGACGTCGTGCTCGAGGCCAGGATCGGCAATTATCTGCGCCGCATCCAGGGTGCCCATGGCGGCTGGCCGCTGGTGCATGACGGCGAGTTCGACATGAGCGCCAGCGTGAAGGCGTATTTTGCGCTGAAGATGATCGGCGATTCCATCGACGCACCGCACATGGTGCGCGCGCGCGAGGCGATCCGCTCGCGCGGCGGCGCGATCCACAGCAACGTCTTCACCCGCTTCACGCTGGCGATGTTCGGCGTCCTGACCTGGCGCGCGGTGCCGGTGCTGCCGGTCGAGATCGTGCTGCTGCCGTTCTGGTCGCCGTTCCACCTCAACAAGATTTCCTATTGGGCGCGCACCACCATGGTGCCGCTGATGGTGCTTGCGGCGCTCAAGCCGCGCGCGCGCAATCCGAAGGGCGTCGGCATCGACGAGCTGTTCCTGCAGGATCCGCGCTCGATCGGCATGACCGCGAAGGCGCCGCACCAGAGCATGGCCTGGTTCGTGCTGTTTCGCTCGCTCGATGCAGCCTTGCGCGTCATCGAGCCGATGTTTCCGAGGAGCCTGCGCAAGCGCGCCATCGACGCGGCGCTCGCCTTCACCGAAGAGCGGCTCAACGGCGAGGACGGCATGGGCGCGATCTATCCGCCGATGGCCAACATCGTCATGATGTATGACGCGCTCGGCAAGGACGAGAACTATCCGCCGCGGGCCACCACGCGCCGCGGCATCGACAAGCTGCTCGTCATCAACGGCGAGGAGGCCTATTGCCAGCCTTGCGTCTCGCCGGTGTGGGACACGACGCTGACGGCCCATGCGCTGCTCGAAGCCGGCGGCGACAAAGCGGTGCCAGCGGCCAAGCAGGGCCTCGACTGGCTGATCCCGAAGCAGGAGCTCGAGGTGAAGGGCGACTGGGCGGCGAAGCGGCCCGACGTGCGCCCCGGCGGCTGGGCCTTCCAGTACAACAACGCCCATTATCCCGATCTCGACGACACCGCCGTCGTGGTGATGTCGATGGATCGCATGCGCCGGGAGCACGGGGTTGCCGGCTACGACGCCGCGATCGCCCGCGGCCGGGAGTGGATCGAGGGCATGCAGAGCGACGACGGCGGCTGGGCCGCCTTCGACGTCAACAACCTCGAATATTACCTGAACAACATCCCGTTCTCGGACCACGGTGCGCTGCTCGATCCGCCGACCGAGGACGTCACTGCGCGGTGCATCTCGATGCTGGCCCAGCTCGGCGAGACCGAGAAGACCAGCAAGCACGTAGCCGACGGCGTCGCCTATCTCAGGAAGACCCAGCACCCCGAGGGCTCCTGGTACGGCCGCTGGGGCATGAACTTCATCTATGGAACCTGGTCGGTGCTTTGTGCCCTCAACATGGCCGGCGTCGACCACAAGGACCCCATGATTCGCAAAGCCGCGAACTGGCTCACCTCGATCCAGAACGAGGACGGTGGCTGGGGCGAGGACGCCGTCAGCTACCGCCTGGACTACAAGGGCTGGGAGGCCGCCCCCTCGACCGCCTCGCAAACGGCATGGGCCTTGCTTGCCCTGATGGCGGCAGGCGAGGTTGATCACCCGGCCGTCGCCCGCGGGGTGGAGTACCTGATTGCAACACAAGACAAAAAAGGACTGTGGGACGAGCAGCGGTACACCGCCACAGGCTTCCCCCGCGTGTTCTATCTACGGTATCATGGTTACCCAAAGTTCTTCCCGCTGTGGGCATTGGCGCGGTATCGGAACTTGCGGAACACCAACAGCAGGGTGGTAGGGGTCGGAATGTGACTTTGGGGACGGGGGACTATTTTACCGTGGGTAATACCATCGACCCGCGGCCGATATTGATCGTGACCGGACTGGTTCAGGAGGCCCGTATTGCGGCCGGGCCTGGCATGGCGGTCATCTGTTCGTCGAGCAGCCCCACCCAGTTGCGGGCCCTGCTGACGGTGGTGGATCCCGAGACGATTCGCGGCGTGATCTCCTTCGGCGTAGCCGGCGGGTTGGACCCGAGCTTGCGTTCCGGCGATGTCGTGCTGGCGACCGAGGTGCTGTCCGGCGACACCCGTTGGGCCGCCGGGCTGTCGCTCGGCGACGACCTCATCGATCGCCTGACCTCGGGGCGCCGCCGCGTGGTGCGCGGCAGCCTCGCCGGTGCCGAGGAAGTGGTCACGAAGCGCTCCTGCAAGGCAGCGCTGCATTCGGAGACCGGCGCTGCGGCCGTCGACATGGAGAGCCACATTGCGGCTGCCTACGCCGCCGAGGCCGGGCTGCCGTTTGCCGCGGTCCGCGTCATCAGCGACCCCGCCCATCGCGCGCTGCCGGCGCTCGCCCGCGCCGCGATCAAGCCGAACGGCCAGATCGACCTTCCGGCCGTGCTGCGCGGCATCGTCCGCAACCCCACGACGCTGCATGCGCTGGTCTCGACCGGCATCGACTTCAACCGCGCGCTGCGGTCCTTGCGCGGCTGCCGTGATTATCTGATCGGCACCGAGCTGATCGAGAGCGAAGAGCTGGTGTCGAAGGCGGCCTGAGGCGGCGATTCTCGATCTGACAAACAAAAGGCCCGGCATGCGACCGGGCCTTTAGCTTTTTGAGGCGCGAGATTGTCACAGGCGGCGCCATCGACGCGATGTGGTTTCCTCCATATGCGTTTATCTTACGTTTGTCTTACCTCGAAAGGTCGGGCCATGGCCGACGGATAAGCTCACTACTGTCGTTTCCACCAAGGGGCAGGTCATCCTGCCCAGCGTCATTTGCAGGGCGCGGGACTGGAAGGCTGGGACGCGCCTTTACCGTCGAGGAGACTTCGGAGGGCGTCCTATTGAAGCCTGCGCCGGCCTTTGCGGCGACGCGACCGGAAGAGGTGTTCGCGTCTTGAATTATCCAGGCAAGCCGAAGACGCTCGAAGAGATGGACGCGAGCGTGCTTGCCGAAGCCAGGCGGCGGCATGATCGCGATTGATACCAGTCTGATCATCCGCTACCTGACCGGAGATCACGCGACCTAATCCGCGCGCGCCCGCGCCTTGATCGACGGCCAGAGGGTCTTTGCCGCCGTCACGGTGCTCCTCAAAGTCGAACGGGTGCTACGAAGCGCGTACGGTTATCAGGCCGCAGGCATCGTGCACGCGCTTCGTGTGTTCGCGGGGCTTCCGACCGTTATGGTCGAGGACGGAGCGATGGTTGCGGCGGCGCTCGACCTTGCCGAGAGGGGGAATGGATTTCGCCGATGCTCTGCATCTGACCATTCTGGATTGCTTCGTCGCAAGGGCTCCTCGCAATGACGACGCGGAGAGAGCCAGCAACACACTCATGCTTCGTGCCCC comes from Bradyrhizobium sp. CCGE-LA001 and encodes:
- the shc gene encoding squalene--hopene cyclase → MDSVNATSREALNSKIVDSKVLDSKALESSIASATDGVLRFQQPDGHWVFELEADATIPAEYILLRHHLAEPVDVVLEARIGNYLRRIQGAHGGWPLVHDGEFDMSASVKAYFALKMIGDSIDAPHMVRAREAIRSRGGAIHSNVFTRFTLAMFGVLTWRAVPVLPVEIVLLPFWSPFHLNKISYWARTTMVPLMVLAALKPRARNPKGVGIDELFLQDPRSIGMTAKAPHQSMAWFVLFRSLDAALRVIEPMFPRSLRKRAIDAALAFTEERLNGEDGMGAIYPPMANIVMMYDALGKDENYPPRATTRRGIDKLLVINGEEAYCQPCVSPVWDTTLTAHALLEAGGDKAVPAAKQGLDWLIPKQELEVKGDWAAKRPDVRPGGWAFQYNNAHYPDLDDTAVVVMSMDRMRREHGVAGYDAAIARGREWIEGMQSDDGGWAAFDVNNLEYYLNNIPFSDHGALLDPPTEDVTARCISMLAQLGETEKTSKHVADGVAYLRKTQHPEGSWYGRWGMNFIYGTWSVLCALNMAGVDHKDPMIRKAANWLTSIQNEDGGWGEDAVSYRLDYKGWEAAPSTASQTAWALLALMAAGEVDHPAVARGVEYLIATQDKKGLWDEQRYTATGFPRVFYLRYHGYPKFFPLWALARYRNLRNTNSRVVGVGM
- the hpnD gene encoding presqualene diphosphate synthase HpnD, which encodes MTLEATSPGANYGSTASGSSFYAAMRILPHDQREAMFQIYSFCRQVDDIADSHGPREERLAALQQWRNDIDALYQGNPPPRLKDYVGSVKAFGLKREDFLAIVDGMEMDVPQDIRAPDMATLDLYCDRVASAVGRLSVRVFGMPEEDGILLAHHLGRALQLTNILRDIDEDAGLGRLYLPREALMHAGITSNDPDRVITERALPKVCLPLAQRAKSHFEKSDEIMNRNKRRAVRAPRIMSKYYHSILDLLIARGFNAPREPVRVSKVTRILILLRYAFI
- a CDS encoding efflux RND transporter permease subunit translates to MLEKHSENEVHVDKVEQGPTSSIAFGLERLGLIAVRAPILSCIVLVALIVGAVFGIYRIKIDDSLSQLFRSDTREFRQYEEVTKKFPAEEFDVLVVVEGKTLLARNNLEKLRDFVTDLQLVEGTRGLVSLFSARQAPAPGKLPAALFPAELPEGAAYDKFIETVKNNEIIRGKLLSEDGTLALIVLSLDPEVVGSNKLTKTVGDIRALMKEDLSDTGLNVQLSGVPVMQLEIRNAVERDGLTYNILGILAGCIIAIIFFRKISFMVAAAFPPMIAILLALGALGWANFNLNMFLNVMTPLIMVISFSDSMQLTFAARDRLIAGQDKFTAFKNAVLVVGPACVLTHGTAGISFIALQFSDSDLIRKFGEAGLAATIIALVAVLSLVPVFGVLLVRNEKVFAVKFQGADAGVQALRNFCYWIAVRMVGRPGLFSLIAVLFVGGLGVIYANLEPRYRLADQVPDKRQAVAASDRLDAKLTGANPVNVLIAFPKGETLYSPETLQTIADVHATVEKAAGVGNVWSLETLRRWLAEKAGSADVATLKEYVNVIPEHLVRRFIDAEQDAVVVAGRVPDKDSSQLLPIVDKLDSELDAVRKKHPGYEIAVTGLAAIAARNSASMIEKLNHGLTIEFALVAIFIGLAFRSWVVTLACILPGIFPVVMSGTVLWAMGEGLQFASVVALTVSFGLGLSATIHFLNRLRLENKPGVGSALAVERATVLVGPALILTTVVLACGLVVTVFSDLPSLRLFGWLSAFSMVMALVADLFILRPTAMWLINLHAKLQGPDKPAI
- the hpnC gene encoding squalene synthase HpnC codes for the protein MTSASELRSGKGDRDENFPVASWIIHPRHRALILAYYNFVRTADDIADHAALPADQKLSYLDLLEAELLGNGDTQAEAVILRRALAERGMAPRHALDVLIAFRMDVTKLRYENWDEVIHYCRYSAMPVGRFMLDVHGESTSTWAASDALCAALQINNHLQDCGKDFRELNRVYLPRDALAAHGASVEELGLAQSPPAMLACLQALAVRNEALLNESKSLSAEVRDFRLGVDISVIQAYADRIVRLLKVRDPLRERVHLNKFELLTFSLAGMIGEVGRRAFGRKAISRPGTAHDA
- the hpnE gene encoding hydroxysqualene dehydroxylase HpnE, which translates into the protein MQNTAHIIGAGISGLSAAVRLANAGFKVAVHEATHQAGGRCRSYFDGATNLTIDNGNHLLLSGNSHARAYARAIGTEAGLVGPESAQFPFVDIKTGQRWQIDLGAGRLPTWVLDESRRVPDTGLTDYLKLAPLIWASEETPVGKSIPTEGMLYQRLVQPLLLAALNVDPPEGSAGLAGAIVRETLLAGGQACRPLIARDGLSAVLIEPAVKFLQERGHSVQLGHELRSFATGDGKASALNFGGEDVIALDDGDVVVMAVPPRAAATLLPGLKTPTEFRAIVNAHFRFEPPPGSAPILGVIGGVVEWLFAFPNRLSVTISNGDRLVDMPREELAQAIWNDVCKAGGVSGELPPWQIVRERRATFAATPAQNALRPGPVTALKNLFLAGDWTATGLPATIEGSVRSGDRAADLVLAAKRP
- a CDS encoding phosphorylase → MTLGTGDYFTVGNTIDPRPILIVTGLVQEARIAAGPGMAVICSSSSPTQLRALLTVVDPETIRGVISFGVAGGLDPSLRSGDVVLATEVLSGDTRWAAGLSLGDDLIDRLTSGRRRVVRGSLAGAEEVVTKRSCKAALHSETGAAAVDMESHIAAAYAAEAGLPFAAVRVISDPAHRALPALARAAIKPNGQIDLPAVLRGIVRNPTTLHALVSTGIDFNRALRSLRGCRDYLIGTELIESEELVSKAA